In Camelina sativa cultivar DH55 chromosome 16, Cs, whole genome shotgun sequence, a single window of DNA contains:
- the LOC104751233 gene encoding coiled-coil domain-containing protein 1-like, giving the protein MSRFLQRLPSLLARTRSFLHSPVNIRHSRVVVVVPLFDRAISRPVFFSSDSDSAPSFNTDKVLSKEELKNRIQKILDDGDEDSIPDLFELMMIRKLSGNHDDSDDEVMEEVVRKYPVNDAHDTHSESDIESDDDLRDGDDSSDSDIESDDDDLRDGGDSSDSDIEFDGLRDVDLSNVNIKIDGLKDVGLSDDVNIKIDDGRKANHSSSYSDSLKVT; this is encoded by the exons ATGAGTCGATTTCTTCAGAGATTACCCAGTTTATTGGCTCGAACTCGAAGTTTCCTTCACTCACCCGTGAATATTCGCCATtctcgtgttgttgttgttgttcctctCTTCGACCGAGCTATTTCCCGTcccgtcttcttctcttccgaCTCCGACTCCGCGCCTAGTTTCAATACCGACAAGGTTCTTTCTAAAGAAG AGCTGAAAAATAGGATTCAAAAGATTTTggatgatggagatgaagatTCAATTCCCGATTTATTTGAGTTAATGATGATTAGGAAGTTATCAGGTAATCACGATGATAGCGACGATGAGGTCATGGAGGAGGTTGTGCGTAAGTATCCAGTTAACGATGCCCATGACACTCACTCTGAATCTGATATCGAAAGTGATGATGACCTGAGAGATGGTGATGATTCGTCTGACTCAGATATcgaaagtgatgatgatgacctgAGAGATGGTGGTGATTCGTCTGATTCAGATATAGAGTTTGATGGCTTGAGAGATGTTGACTTGTCTAATGTCAATATCAAGATTGATGGTCTGAAAGATGTTGGCTTGTCTGATGATGTCAATATCAAGATTGATGATGGCCGGAAAGCTAATCACTCCTCGTCTTATTCTGACTCTCTCAAAGTGACTTG A
- the LOC109129397 gene encoding non-specific lipid-transfer protein 2-like, which yields MKCSFTKPVLFACAILLILIVAQENRVAAVEPCDPMQLSPCLDTIRKGSKPSDQCCKKVKEQQHCVCQYLENPNFKSFLNSPNAKKIATDCHCPYPKC from the coding sequence ATGAAGTGTTCTTTTACAAAACCAGTGCTGTTCGCTTGTGCAATCCTTCTCATTCTCATTGTTGCTCAAGAGAACAGAGTCGCTGCGGTAGAGCCATGTGATCCAATGCAGCTGAGTCCATGCTTGGACACCATAAGGAAAGGGTCTAAGCCATCGGATCAGTGTTGCAAGAAGGTGAAGGAGCAACAGCACTGTGTTTGCCAGTACTTGGAGAACCCTAACTTCAAATCTTTCCTTAACTCACCCAACGCCAAAAAGATCGCCACTGATTGTCATTGCCCATATCCCAAGTGCTAG
- the LOC109129398 gene encoding mitotic-spindle organizing protein 1A, with amino-acid sequence MNREAAETARESLELVFRMSNILETGLDRHTLSVLIALCDIGLNPEALATLVKELRRDTTTPTTTTTLD; translated from the coding sequence ATGAATCGGGAAGCAGCTGAAACAGCGAGGGAGTCGTTGGAGCTGGTGTTTAGGATGTCGAACATATTGGAGACGGGGCTGGATCGACATACTTTGTCAGTTCTCATTGCTCTTTGCGATATTGGTCTTAACCCTGAGGCTCTCGCTACTCTCGTCAAGGAGCTTCGTAGGGATACTACTACTCCTACAACTACAACTACGCTAGATTAA
- the LOC104751235 gene encoding protein SAR DEFICIENT 1 gives MAGKRLFQDLDSDQENKSDKRIKSLPPLSSVLGAFITENTMKSFSSALEPFLRKVVRQEVEYGISKRFRFSRSSSFRMEAPENTTPTFKLMFRKNLMKPIFTGSKISDVDTNQLEIILVDDSNNPVNLDRPIKLDIVALHGDFPSDDKWSSDEFDGNIVKERDGKRPLLTGDVSVTVRNGVATIGEIEFTDNSSWIRSRRFRIGARVAKGGSDQGVTVCEAMTEAIVVRDHRGELYKKHHPPMLEDEVWRLEKIGKDGAFHKKLSSNQIKTVQDFLKLSVVNPEELRQILGPGMSDKMWEVALKHARECILGNKLYISKGPNYFMILNPICEVMKAMIDGHDFSTQEALNQRYVKDLVQEAYLKWDLLEERTNEAALLTQGDELDHQYAAGQSHYQNMEINRSYQQNGYVQESVVTNNLAIVNEGYITTPPGFDICFTGSSSQNNHINPF, from the exons ATGGCAGGGAAGAGGTTATTCCAAGATCTTGATTCCGACCAAGAAAATAAGTCCGATAAACGAATTAAATCTCTACCACCCCTTTCCtc TGTGCTTGGAGCATTCATCACAGAGAATACCATGAAGAGCTTCTCTTCAGCCCTAGAGCCCTTTCTTCGGAAAGTT GTAAGACAAGAGGTAGAATATGGAATAAGTAAAAGATTCCGATTTTCTCGGTCATCGTCGTTCCGGATGGAAGCTCCGGAGAATACTACTCCGACATTTAAGTTGATGTTCCGTAAGAACTTAATGAAACCAATATTCACCGGAAGCAAAATCAGTGACGTGGACACCAATCAACTTGAGATAATCCTTGTTGATGACTCAAACAATCCGGTGAATCTCGACCGTCCGATCAAACTAGACATCGTTGCTCTTCACGGAGATTTTCCTTCGGATGATAAATGGAGTAGTGATGAGTTTGATGGTAACATCGTCAAAGAAAGGGATGGCAAACGTCCGTTACTTACCGGAGACGTATCTGTGACGGTGAGAAACGGCGTTGCAACGATCGGAGAAATCGAGTTCACAGATAACTCGAGTTGGATCCGTAGCCGTAGGTTTAGAATCGGTGCGAGAGTTGCCAAAGGGGGTAGTGATCAAGGTGTCACGGTTTGTGAAGCCATGACTGAAGCGATTGTTGTTAGAGATCATCGTGGAGAAT TGTACAAGAAACATCACCCACCAATGTTAGAAGACGAAGTGTGGCGGCTAGAGAAGATAGGGAAAGATGGGGCCTTTCACAAGAAGCTCTCCTCTAACCAAATCAAAACCGTCCAAGACTTTTTGAAGTTATCAGTCGTTAACCCCGAAGAACTTCGTCAg ATTTTGGGGCCTGGAATGTCTGATAAAATGTGGGAAGTAGCATTGAAACATGCTAGAGAGTGTATTTTGGGAAATAAGTTATACATTTCCAAAGGACCGAATTATTTCATGATTTTGAATCCGATATGCGAAGTTATGAAAGCAATGATCGATGGTCATGATTTCTCTACTCAAGAAGCCCTGaatcag CGCTACGTTAAGGACTTAGTTCAAGAAGCTTACTTAAAGTGGGACTTGTTAGAAGAACGAACGAACGAGGCTGCTCTTTTGACACAAG GTGATGAATTGGACCACCAATATGCAGCGGGCCAGTCCCACTACCAGAACATGGAAATCAATAGGTCATATCAACAAAACGGATATGTTCAAGAGAGTGTCGTTACAAACAATTTGGCGATAGTAAACGAAGGGTACATAACGACTCCACCGGGATTCGATATATGTTTCACCGGATCTTCGTCACAAAACAACCATATAAACCCTTTCTAA
- the LOC104751239 gene encoding uncharacterized protein LOC104751239 — protein MNKSHETQEDPLTQESRHHLHQIFISKIFKSHRFFQALVLYSFLIGFGFGLGFILNVHIRNLSFNPQLFRLSSPSFSSSSSFSNSSLSPQPQPEKHVSLKEAVDDEGQKDHSLVEPENVMHNMTEEELFRLASKIQEKTLKMTKKVAFMFLARGKLPLAKLWERFFQGHEGLFSIYIHTSDPFYVDDSTPESSPFYRRRIPSKEVKWGMVSMVEAERRLLANALLDAGNHRFVLLSESDIPLFNFSTVYSYLVNSQHSYVDIYDLPGPAGRGRYNRRMSPVISRGNWRKGSQWFEIDREVAEAVVSDTIYIPVFKKHCLLGCYADEHYLPTLVHVMFPGKSANRSLTWTDWSRRGPHPRKYTRRSVTGEFLYKLRNREGCVYNGKKSEKCYLFARKFDNSCLDKLLYFAHRVMGF, from the exons ATGAACAAGAGCCACGAAACGCAAGAAGACCCTCTTACACAAGAAAGtcgtcatcatcttcaccaaatcttcaTATCCAAGATATTCAAATCTCATAGATTCTTCCAAGCCCTCGTGTTGTATTCTTTTCTTATCGGTTTCGGGTTCGGACTCGGCTTCATACTCAACGTCCACATAAGAAACCTCTCTTTCAATCCCCAACTCTTTCGTCTATCCTCtccttccttctcctcctcttcctccttttcCAACTCTTCCCTCTCTCCACAACCGCAGCCAGAAAAACACGTTTCCCTGAAAGAAGCGGTTGATGATGAAGGGCAAAAGGATCATTCTTTGGTGGAGCCGGAGAACGTGATGCATAACATGACGGAGGAGGAACTCTTTAGGCTTGCATCgaagattcaagaaaagacGCTGAAGATGACAAAGAAAGTGGCGTTTATGTTCTTGGCAAGAGGGAAGCTTCCTTTGGCTAAACTGTGGGAGAGATTTTTCCAAGGCCATGAAGgtcttttctctatttacaTTCATACTAGTGACCCATTTTACGTTGACGACTCAACGCCGGAATCGTCGCCGTTTTATCGCCGGAGGATTCCAAGCAAG GAAGTGAAATGGGGAATGGTGAGCATGGTGGAGGCTGAGCGGCGGCTACTAGCCAACGCTCTGCTCGATGCAGGAAACCACCGCTTCGTCCTCCTCTCAGAATCGGACATCCCTCTCTTCAACTTCTCCACCGTTTACTCTTACCTCGTAAACTCTCAACACTCCTACGTCGACATCTACGACCTTCCCGGACCAGCAGGTCGAGGTCGCTACAATCGCCGTATGTCACCTGTCATCAGCCGCGGTAACTGGCGAAAAGGCTCTCAGTGGTTCGAGATAGACCGTGAGGTAGCTGAAGCCGTAGTCTCGGACACAATTTACATTCCTGTGTTCAAGAAACATTGCCTTTTGGGATGTTATGCCGACGAGCATTACTTACCAACGCTTGTCCACGTTATGTTTCCGGGGAAGAGCGCGAACCGGTCGCTGACGTGGACTGATTGGTCACGACGAGGGCCGCACCCGAGGAAGTACACTCGGCGGTCAGTGACTGGGGAGTTTCTGTATAAGTTGAGGAATAGAGAAGGGTGTGTGTATAATGGGAAAAAGAGCGAGAAATGTTACTTGTTCGCTAGGAAGTTCGATAACAGTTGTTTggataaattgttatattttgctCATAGAGTTATGGGATTTTAG
- the LOC104751238 gene encoding uncharacterized protein LOC104751238 codes for MSRFLQRLPSLLARTRTFLHSPVNLRHSRVVFVPLLDRAISRPVFFSSDSDSAPSFNTDKVLSKEELKNRIQKILDDGDEDSIPDLFELMMIRKLSGNHDDSDDEVMEEVVRKHPVNNAHDTHSESDIETDGDGDSSDSDIGSDDDLRDGGDSSDSDIEFDGLRDVDLSNVNIKIDGLKDVGLSDVNIKIDDGRKANHSSSYSDSLKVT; via the exons ATGAGTCGATTTCTTCAGAGATTACCCAGTTTATTGGCTCGAACTCGAACTTTCCTTCACTCACCCGTGAATCTTCGTCATTCTCGTGTTGTTTTTGTTCCTCTCTTGGACCGAGCTATTTCCCGTcccgtcttcttctcttccgaCTCCGACTCCGCGCCTAGTTTCAATACCGACAAGGTTCTTTCTAAAGAAG AGCTGAAAAATAGGATTCAAAAGATTTTGGATGATGGAGATGAGGATTCAATTCCCGATTTATTTGAGTTAATGATGATTAGGAAGTTATCAGGTAATCACGATGATAGTGACGATGAGGTCATGGAGGAGGTTGTGCGTAAGCATCCTGTTAACAACGCCCATGACACTCACTCTGAATCGGATATTGAGACTGATGGCGATGGTGATTCCTCTGATTCTGATATCGGAAGTGATGATGACCTGAGAGATGGTGGTGATTCGTCTGATTCAGATATAGAGTTTGATGGCCTGAGAGATGTTGACTTGTCTAATGTCAATATCAAGATTGATGGTCTGAAAGATGTTGGCTTGTCTGATGTCAATATCAAGATTGATGATGGCCGGAAAGCTAATCACTCCTCGTCTTATTCTGACTCTCTCAAAGTGACTTAA
- the LOC109129708 gene encoding non-specific lipid-transfer protein 2-like produces the protein MKCSFTKPVLFACAILLILIVAQENRVAAVEPCDPMQLSPCLDTIRKGSNPSDQCCKKVKEQQHCVCQYLKNPNFKSFLNSPNAKKIANDCHCPYPKC, from the coding sequence ATGAAGTGTTCTTTTACAAAACCAGTGCTGTTCGCTTGTGCAATCCTTCTCATTCTCATTGTTGCTCAAGAGAACAGAGTCGCTGCGGTAGAGCCATGTGATCCTATGCAGCTGAGTCCATGCTTGGACACCATAAGGAAAGGGTCAAATCCATCGGATCAGTGTTGCAAGAAGGTGAAGGAGCAACAGCACTGTGTTTGCCAGTACCTGAAGAACCCTAACTTCAAATCATTCCTTAACTCACCAAACGCCAAAAAGATCGCCAATGATTGTCATTGCCCATATCCCAAGTGCTAG
- the LOC104751237 gene encoding protein SAR DEFICIENT 1-like isoform X2: MAGKRLFQDLDSDQENKSDKRNKSLPSLSSVLGAFITENTMKSFSSALEPFLRKVVRQEVEYGISKRFRFSRSSSFWVEAPENTTPTFKLMFRKNLMKPIFTGSKISDVDTNQLEIILVDDSNNPVNLDRPIKLDIVALHGDFPSDDKWSSDEFDGNIVKERDGKRPLLTGDVSVTVRNGVATIGEIEFTDNSSWIRSRRFRIGARVAKGGSDQGVTVCEAMTEAIVVRDHRGELYKKHHPPMLEDEVWRLEKIGKDGAFHKKLSSKQINTVQDFLKLSVVNPDELRQILGPGMSDKMWEVALKHARECILGNKLYISKGPNYFMILNPICEVMKAMIDGHDFSTQEALNQRYVKDLVGEAYLKWDLLEERTNEAALLTQGDELDQQYATGQSHYQNMEINRSYQQNGYVQESLVTNNLAIVNEGYITTPPGFEICFTGSSSQNNHINPF; this comes from the exons ATGGCAGGGAAGAGGTTATTCCAAGATCTTGATTCCGACCAAGAAAATAAGTCCGATAAACGAAATAAATCTCTACCATCCCTTTCCTC TGTGCTTGGAGCATTCATCACAGAGAACACCATGAAGAGCTTCTCTTCAGCCCTAGAGCCCTTTCTTCGGAAAGTT GTAAGACAAGAGGTAGAATATGGAATAAGTAAAAGATTCCGATTCTCTCGGTCATCGTCGTTCTGGGTGGAAGCTCCGGAGAATACTACTCCGACATTTAAGTTGATGTTCCGTAAGAACTTAATGAAACCAATATTCACCGGAAGCAAAATCAGTGACGTGGACACCAATCAACTTGAGATAATCCTTGTTGATGACTCAAACAATCCGGTGAATCTCGACCGTCCGATCAAACTAGACATCGTTGCTCTTCACGGAGATTTTCCTTCGGATGATAAATGGAGTAGTGATGAGTTTGATGGTAACATCGTCAAAGAAAGGGATGGCAAACGTCCGTTACTTACCGGAGACGTATCTGTGACGGTGAGAAACGGCGTTGCAACGATCGGAGAAATCGAGTTCACAGATAACTCGAGTTGGATCCGTAGCCGTAGGTTTAGAATCGGTGCGAGAGTTGCCAAAGGGGGTAGTGATCAAGGTGTCACGGTTTGTGAAGCCATGACTGAAGCGATTGTTGTTAGAGATCATCGTGGAGAAT TGTACAAGAAACATCACCCACCAATGTTAGAAGACGAAGTGTGGCGGCTAGAGAAGATAGGCAAAGATGGGGCCTTTCACAAGAAGCTCTCCTCTAAACAAATCAATACCGTCCAAGACTTTTTGAAGTTATCAGTCGTTAACCCCGACGAACTTCGTCAG ATTTTGGGGCCTGGAATGTCTGATAAAATGTGGGAAGTAGCATTGAAACATGCTAGAGAGTGTATTTTGGGAAATAAGTTATACATTTCCAAAGGACCGAATTATTTCATGATTTTGAATCCGATATGCGAGGTTATGAAAGCAATGATCGATGGTCATGATTTCTCTACTCAAGAAGCCCTGaatcag CGCTACGTTAAGGACTTAGTTGGAGAAGCTTACTTAAAGTGGGACTTGTTAGAAGAACGAACGAACGAGGCTGCTCTTTTGACACAAG GTGACGAATTGGACCAACAATATGCAACGGGCCAGTCCCACTACCAGAACATGGAAATCAATAGGTCTTATCAACAAAACGGATATGTTCAAGAGAGTCTTGTTACAAACAATTTGGCGATAGTAAACGAAGGGTACATAACGACTCCACCGGGGTTCGAGATATGTTTCACCGGATCTTCGTCACAAAACAACCATATAAACCCTTTCTAA
- the LOC104751237 gene encoding protein SAR DEFICIENT 1-like isoform X1, with protein sequence MMNHSYNLYLCLEHVHSSIVFFITHMLVFYFIVLGAFITENTMKSFSSALEPFLRKVVRQEVEYGISKRFRFSRSSSFWVEAPENTTPTFKLMFRKNLMKPIFTGSKISDVDTNQLEIILVDDSNNPVNLDRPIKLDIVALHGDFPSDDKWSSDEFDGNIVKERDGKRPLLTGDVSVTVRNGVATIGEIEFTDNSSWIRSRRFRIGARVAKGGSDQGVTVCEAMTEAIVVRDHRGELYKKHHPPMLEDEVWRLEKIGKDGAFHKKLSSKQINTVQDFLKLSVVNPDELRQILGPGMSDKMWEVALKHARECILGNKLYISKGPNYFMILNPICEVMKAMIDGHDFSTQEALNQRYVKDLVGEAYLKWDLLEERTNEAALLTQGDELDQQYATGQSHYQNMEINRSYQQNGYVQESLVTNNLAIVNEGYITTPPGFEICFTGSSSQNNHINPF encoded by the exons atgatGAATCATTCCTACAACCTTTATCTTTGTTTGGAGCATGTTCATTCTTCAATcgttttttttatcacacacatgctagtattttattttat TGTGCTTGGAGCATTCATCACAGAGAACACCATGAAGAGCTTCTCTTCAGCCCTAGAGCCCTTTCTTCGGAAAGTT GTAAGACAAGAGGTAGAATATGGAATAAGTAAAAGATTCCGATTCTCTCGGTCATCGTCGTTCTGGGTGGAAGCTCCGGAGAATACTACTCCGACATTTAAGTTGATGTTCCGTAAGAACTTAATGAAACCAATATTCACCGGAAGCAAAATCAGTGACGTGGACACCAATCAACTTGAGATAATCCTTGTTGATGACTCAAACAATCCGGTGAATCTCGACCGTCCGATCAAACTAGACATCGTTGCTCTTCACGGAGATTTTCCTTCGGATGATAAATGGAGTAGTGATGAGTTTGATGGTAACATCGTCAAAGAAAGGGATGGCAAACGTCCGTTACTTACCGGAGACGTATCTGTGACGGTGAGAAACGGCGTTGCAACGATCGGAGAAATCGAGTTCACAGATAACTCGAGTTGGATCCGTAGCCGTAGGTTTAGAATCGGTGCGAGAGTTGCCAAAGGGGGTAGTGATCAAGGTGTCACGGTTTGTGAAGCCATGACTGAAGCGATTGTTGTTAGAGATCATCGTGGAGAAT TGTACAAGAAACATCACCCACCAATGTTAGAAGACGAAGTGTGGCGGCTAGAGAAGATAGGCAAAGATGGGGCCTTTCACAAGAAGCTCTCCTCTAAACAAATCAATACCGTCCAAGACTTTTTGAAGTTATCAGTCGTTAACCCCGACGAACTTCGTCAG ATTTTGGGGCCTGGAATGTCTGATAAAATGTGGGAAGTAGCATTGAAACATGCTAGAGAGTGTATTTTGGGAAATAAGTTATACATTTCCAAAGGACCGAATTATTTCATGATTTTGAATCCGATATGCGAGGTTATGAAAGCAATGATCGATGGTCATGATTTCTCTACTCAAGAAGCCCTGaatcag CGCTACGTTAAGGACTTAGTTGGAGAAGCTTACTTAAAGTGGGACTTGTTAGAAGAACGAACGAACGAGGCTGCTCTTTTGACACAAG GTGACGAATTGGACCAACAATATGCAACGGGCCAGTCCCACTACCAGAACATGGAAATCAATAGGTCTTATCAACAAAACGGATATGTTCAAGAGAGTCTTGTTACAAACAATTTGGCGATAGTAAACGAAGGGTACATAACGACTCCACCGGGGTTCGAGATATGTTTCACCGGATCTTCGTCACAAAACAACCATATAAACCCTTTCTAA
- the LOC104753825 gene encoding uncharacterized protein LOC104753825 — MVSMVEAERRLLANALLDAGNHRFVLLSESDIPLFNFSTVYSYLVNSQHSYVDIYDLPGPAGRGRYNRRMSPVISRGNWRKGSQWFEIDREVAEAVVSDTIYIPVFKKHCLLGCYADEHYLPTLVHVMFPGKSANRSLTWTDWSRRGPHPRKYTRRSVTGEFLYKLRNREGCVYNGKKSEKCYLFARKFDNSCLDKLLYFAHRVMGF, encoded by the coding sequence ATGGTGAGCATGGTGGAGGCTGAGCGGCGGCTACTGGCCAACGCTCTGCTTGATGCAGGAAACCACCGCTTCGTCCTCCTCTCAGAATCGGACATCCCTCTCTTCAACTTCTCCACCGTTTACTCTTACCTCGTAAACTCTCAACACTCCTACGTCGACATCTACGACCTTCCCGGACCAGCAGGTCGAGGCCGCTACAATCGCCGTATGTCACCTGTCATCAGCCGCGGTAACTGGCGAAAAGGCTCTCAGTGGTTCGAGATAGACCGTGAGGTAGCTGAAGCCGTAGTCTCGGACACAATTTACATTCCTGTGTTCAAGAAACATTGCCTTTTGGGATGTTATGCCGACGAGCATTACTTACCAACGCTTGTCCACGTTATGTTTCCGGGGAAGAGCGCGAACCGGTCGCTGACGTGGACTGATTGGTCACGACGAGGGCCGCACCCGAGGAAGTACACTCGGCGGTCAGTGACTGGGGAGTTTCTGTATAAGTTGAGGAATAGAGAAGGGTGTGTGTATAATGGGAAAAAGAGCGAGAAATGTTACTTGTTCGCTAGGAAGTTCGATAACAGTTGTTTggataaattgttatattttgctCATAGAGTTATGGGATTCTAG